The proteins below come from a single Malus sylvestris chromosome 3, drMalSylv7.2, whole genome shotgun sequence genomic window:
- the LOC126614853 gene encoding universal stress protein PHOS34-like isoform X2, whose amino-acid sequence MAAGKQVMVIGADDSEESHYALEWTLDHLFKPLGGDTAPFKLIIVHAKPSVSSVVGFVGPGAEVLPIVDADLKKMAARVTERAKEFCASKSVTDVVVEVMEGDARNVLCEAVERHHASILVVGSHGYGAIKRAVLGSVSDYCAHHVHCTVMIVKKPKTKH is encoded by the exons ATGGCGGCAGGGAAGCAAGTGATGGTGATCGGAGCGGACGACAGCGAGGAGAGCCACTACGCTCTGGAATGGACTTTGGATCACCTCTTCAAGCCTTTGGGCGGCGACACAGCTCCGTTCAAGCTCATCATCGTCCACGCCAAGCCATCGGTTTCCTCCGTCGTTGGCTTCGTCGGCCCCG GGGCGGAGGTTCTGCCGATCGTGGACGCTGATTTGAAGAAGATGGCTGCCCGTGTAACTGAGAGGGCCAAGGAATTTTGCGCTTCTAAATCG GTGACCGATGTGGTCGTGGAGGTTATGGAAGGAGATGCTAGGAACGTTCTGTGTGAGGCTGTTGAAAGACACCACGCATCCATCTTGGTTGTGGGAAGTCATGGCTATGGAGCCATCAAAAG GGCGGTTCTGGGAAGCGTAAGCGACTACTGCGCTCATCACGTTCACTGCACCGTGATGATTGTGAAGAAGCCAAAAACCAAGCACTGA
- the LOC126614853 gene encoding universal stress protein PHOS34-like isoform X1, producing MAAGKQVMVIGADDSEESHYALEWTLDHLFKPLGGDTAPFKLIIVHAKPSVSSVVGFVGPAGAEVLPIVDADLKKMAARVTERAKEFCASKSVTDVVVEVMEGDARNVLCEAVERHHASILVVGSHGYGAIKRAVLGSVSDYCAHHVHCTVMIVKKPKTKH from the exons ATGGCGGCAGGGAAGCAAGTGATGGTGATCGGAGCGGACGACAGCGAGGAGAGCCACTACGCTCTGGAATGGACTTTGGATCACCTCTTCAAGCCTTTGGGCGGCGACACAGCTCCGTTCAAGCTCATCATCGTCCACGCCAAGCCATCGGTTTCCTCCGTCGTTGGCTTCGTCGGCCCCG CAGGGGCGGAGGTTCTGCCGATCGTGGACGCTGATTTGAAGAAGATGGCTGCCCGTGTAACTGAGAGGGCCAAGGAATTTTGCGCTTCTAAATCG GTGACCGATGTGGTCGTGGAGGTTATGGAAGGAGATGCTAGGAACGTTCTGTGTGAGGCTGTTGAAAGACACCACGCATCCATCTTGGTTGTGGGAAGTCATGGCTATGGAGCCATCAAAAG GGCGGTTCTGGGAAGCGTAAGCGACTACTGCGCTCATCACGTTCACTGCACCGTGATGATTGTGAAGAAGCCAAAAACCAAGCACTGA